The genomic interval GATCGGGGCGATCACGTTCGCGAGCTGCGCCAGGCAGGCGACCCCGACCCGGTCGCTGTGTCGCAGCAACGAGATCAGCAGGTTGCCGACGACAACAGCATCGGTGACGTTGTACTCGTCCTCGATCCGCCGCGGCGCCACCGCCCAGCCGTCCCCGTCCTCGTCGGTCCGGCGCGAGCGATCCTTGTACCAGACGTTCCACTCGTCGAACGAGATCCCGATCTTCTTGCTGCTCTTGAGTTCCGCACCGACATGGTCCGCGGTCGCCACCACCGCATCGACGAAGCGGTCCATGTTCACCGCCGACCCCAGGAACGATGCCGTGTCGCCGTCGTCGTTGCCGTAGTACACGTGACACGAGATGTACTCGACGAAGTCGTACGTCTCCCGCAGCACCTCCCGCTCCCACGCACCGAACAGCGGCATCGCGGACGACGACGAGCCACAGGCGACCAACTGCAGGTCCTTGTCGATCATCCGCATCGCCCGGGCCGTCTCCGCCGCGAGCCGTCCGTACTCCGTCGGCGTCTTGTGCCCGACCTGCCACGGCCCGTCCAGCTCGTTGCCCAGGCACCACAACTTGATCCCGTACGGCGCTGCGCCGTGCTGCTCGCGCAGGTCGGACAACGCCGTACCGCCCGGGTGGTTCGTGTACTCCAGCAGGTCGAGCGCCTCCTGGACGCCGCGGGTCCCGAGGTTGAGCGCCATCATCGGCTCGACGCCGGCCTTGGCGCACCACCGGCTGAACTCGTCCAGACCGAACTCGTTGGTCTCGACGCTGTGCCAGGCCAGGTCGAGCCGGCGCGGCCGCTCGCTCCGCGGTCCGACGCCGTCCTCCCAGCGGTAGCCGGAGACGAAGTTGCCGCCGGGGTAACGGACAACCGAGACGCCGAGCTCACGGGTCAGCTCGAGGACGTCATTGCGGAAGCCGTCCTCGTCGGCTGTCGCGTGGCCGGGCTCGTAGATACCGGTGTAGACGCACCGGCCCATGTGCTCGACGAACGTCCCGAAGGTCCTGCGGTTCACGGGCGCGATCGTGAACGCGGGGTCGATGGTCAGATTGGCAGCGGGCACCAGGTTGCTCCTGTCGTGGGTCTAGCCCTTGATACCGGCGTCGCCCACACCGCGGACGACATGGCGCTGGAACAAGGCGTAGACGATCAGCAGTGGAAGACCGCCCAGCACGGCCGAGGCCATGATCTGGGCGTAGCGCAGGCCGTACGAGCCCTGCACGTTGGCGAGGCCGACCGGGATCGTCATCATCGACGGGTCGGTGGTCACGATGAAGGGCCAGAGGAAGTTGTTCCAGGCCCCGATGAACGTGAAGATGCCGACGGCAACCAGGATCGGCCGCGACATGGGCACCATCACGCTCCAGACGATCCGCCACCGGGACGCGCCGTCGACCCGGGCGGCGTCCTCGTAGTCGCGGGAGATGCCGTCGAAGAACTTCTTCAGCACGAACACCATCACCGGCGCCACCACCTGCGGCAGCACGATGCCCCAGTAGGTGTCGACCAGGCCGAGCCCGGTCATCTCCTGGAACAACGGCACGATCAGCACCTGCGGCGGTACCAGGATCCCGGCGATGATCAGGCCGAACAGCACCCGCCGGCCCGGGAACGTCGTACGGGAGAAGCCGAACGCGGCCAGTACGGAGACGAGCAGCGTCAAGGCGGTGACGAGCACGGAAACCACGCTGCTGTTCAGGAACCAGCGGATCAGGTCGCCCTGGTCGATGACGCTGCGGTAGGCGTCGGTGGTCGGTGCGTTAGGCAACCAAGTGATCGGGGAGCGGGTCGTTTCCGGCTCGGGCTTGAGCGAGGTGTCCAATGCCCAGAGCAACGGAACCAGCCAGACGACGGCGAGGATCACCGCGCCGACGGTGGTGGCCACCTTCGGGTAGGTCCAGGAGGTCCTCATCCGACGGCCTCCTTCCGGCCGGAGAACAGTTTGAACTGGGCCAGCGCGACGATCACGATGATCGCGAAGAACAGGTACGAGATCGCCGACGCGTACCCGATCCGGTAGCTGGTGAAGCCGGTCTCGTAGATGTACTGGATGACCGGCCGGGTGGCGTAGTTCGGTCCGCCGTTCGTCATCAGGTAGATCTGGTCGAAGATCTTCAGCGACGCGACCAGCTGCAGTACGACGATCAGCCCGGTGGTCCGGCTCAGCAACGGCAGCGTGATCCGGAAGAGCTGCTGTCTCCCATCCGCACCGTCGATCGCGGCCGCTTCGTAGACCTGGGCTGGAATCCCTTGCAGGGCAGCGAGATAGAGCAGGAAGTTGAACCCGACCGTCCACCAGACGGTCGTGATCACCACTGCGAGCATGGCCCGGTTCTCGGTGTTCAGCCAGTCGATCTCGGCGAATCCGCCGGCCGTCAGCAGTCCGTTCACCAGTCCGAACCCGGGCTGGTAGATCCACACCCAGATCAGCGTCACCACGGTCGCCGGCAGGACGAACGGAGCGAAGTACGAGAAGCGCAGCAGCCAGCCGAGCAGGCCTTTGCGGTTCGCGAGCAGCGCCATGACGAGGGCGATGATCACCAGCGGCGGCGTGCTCATCGCGGTGAAGACGAGCGTGTTCTTCAGCGACGACCAGACGGCCGGGTCGCCGAACAAGTCCTGCCAGTTCTGCAGGCCGAGGAACTGGTGCTTGACGCCGGCCAGGCTCGTGTTGAAGAAGCTGTTCCACAGGCCGGAGACGATCGGCCAGAGCATGAACAGCGCGAACAGCACCAGGAACGGAGCCACGAAGAACAGCCCGCTCCAACGTTCCTTCCAATCCGGTCTTTGCATGGGCGTTCTCCTGTCAGACCGGGGACGGGGTGTCGAGGAGCTTCTGGGTGGCCGCCTTGAACTGCGCGAGCGCGGTCTTCGGCGTGGCCTGTCCGGTCGCGATCCCGCTGAAGGCCGCTGCGGACTCGTTCTCCAGCTGCGCACCCGAACCGCTGAACCACGCGTCCGGGTCGTAGAACACGTTCGGCGCGACACTGCGGTACTCCGCCTGCGGCTTGAGGTCCAGGTACTCCTGGCTCTTCACCACCGGCTGGTACGCCGGGATGTGGCCGCCGGCCGCCCATTCGACGCTGTGCTTGAGCATCCAGGCGATGTACTCGATCGTCGCCTTCGTGTCGTCGGCGTTGCGGTGGGCCTGATGCGGCAGCACGAAGGTGTGCGAGTCGCCCTGGAACTTCGGCACGTCGTACACAACCGGGAAGGGCGCCATGCTGAACGGCAGCTTCGCGGTCTGGTACGTCGTGACCTCCCACTCGCCGTTGAAGCTCAGCCCGGCCTCACCGTTGCTGAACTGGGCGACCAGGGCCGCGTAGTTCGCCGACCGTGGCGTGAGGCCGTCGCTCGCGAGCTTCGCGATCAGGTCCAGGGCCTCGAGTGCTTTGGCGTCGTCGATCACCAGCTCTTTGCCGTCCGGGCTGAAGAACTCGCCCTCGAGCTGGCCGTACAGCGTCCACCACAGCCGCCACGGGCTGGTGGTGTCGACGGATACGGCGTACTTGCCGGTGGTCTCCTTGACGGCGCGGAGCATGTCGAGGAACGCGGTCACGCCCTTGACGGGCTTGATCTTGTTGTCCGATCCGAGCAGGCCGGCCTTCTTGCAGATCTCGAGGTTGTAGTAGAGGACGAACGGGTGCTGGTCGAGCGGAACGGCGTACAGCTTGCCGTCGATGACGCAGCGGTCCCAGGTCGCGGGCAGGAAGTCCGACTGATGTACGCCGGCGTTCTCGAGCAGGTCGACCGGGATCGGGTCGAGCATCGTCGTCGGGCTGAATCCCTTCAGCCGGGACATGTGCATGGTCGCGACCTCGGGCGCGCGACCACCGGCCGCGGACATCGCGAGCTTGGTGTAGAACGGCGGACCCCAGGCCAGCGTGTGTGCCTGGAACGCGACGTCCGGATGCTCGGCGACGTACTGCTGATGGATCTGCAGCAGCCGGGCACCGTCGCCGCCGCCGAAGAGGTTCCATTCCCGGACCTTGGGCTTGGATCCGAAGCTGCCGCAGCCGGTCAGTGCGAGGGCGCCGAGTACGCCACCAAGTACGGCTCGGCGCCCCGGGCGGGAGGGTGGTTGATCAGGGGGCATCGGTCCTCCAGGGCGGAGTGGAGCACGATTCTCTACACCGATGTACTACATCGGTGTAGAGAGGATGCCCGAGGGCTCAGGGACCGTCAAGGCTTCAGTTCGGGCCGAGGGTGGATTCTCTGCTGTGGAGTTCGTAGGGGGCGATGATCTCGTGGTGCTCGGAGACGTCGCCTGCCATCCGCTGGACCAGGAGCTCGACCGCGGTCCGGGCGATGTGCACCCGGTTCGGGTCGACGGTGGTCAGGGTCGGGCTGCTGTAGCTGGCCTCGTCGATGTTGTCGAAGCCGGCTACCGCCACGTCGTCCGGGATCCGCACACCGCGCGCGGCGAGCGCCCGGATCGCGCCGAGCGCCAAGGTGTCGTTGAGGGCGAAGACGGCGTCGAACGGTTGCCCGGTCCCGAGCAGCTCCGCCATCGCATCCGCCCCGCTCGACCGGTGCCATTTCCCGCCCGAGACGGCGAGTTCCTCCGGCACGGGAACGCCGTACTCCGCCAGCGTCTCGGCGTAGGCGCCGTACCGGATGGCCGCGGTGCCGACGCCTTCGCGGGGCCGGATGCCGATCACCGCGATCCGCCGGCGGCCCTGGTCGAGCAGATGCCGTACGACGGCCTTGGTGCCTTCGACGTTGTCGATCATCACGTGGTCGACCGGGCCGTGGAAGATCCGCTCGCCGAGCAGCACCATCGGGGTGTGCGTGCGGAGCTGGTCGACGTCCTCGGGGCCGAGGCCGAGCGGGCTGTACAGCAGGCCGTCGACCAGGTGCCCGCGCGGCCGGGCCAGCGCGGTCAGCTCCCGTCCGCGGTCGGCGCCGGTGGTCTCGATCATCACCGTCAGGCCGTGCTCGCCGGCGGCCGCGATCGCGGCGTCGGCGAGCTCGGCGAAGTACGGGTTGCTGAGCTCGGGGACGGCCAGGCCGATGACGCCGGTCCGGCCGGACTTGAGGTTCCGGGCGGAGAGGTTCATCCGGTAGCCGAGGGCATCGATCGCGGCCAGCACCCTGGTCCTGGTCTCGGCGCGGATGTACGGATACCCGTTCATCACGTTCGAGACCGTCTTCGGCGACACCCCGGCTGCACGCGCGACGTCACGCATCGTCACCGCCATGGCATGACCCTCATGGGCAGCAACCGTAATGCAGGGCTCACTCCTCTGCGGGGGCCTCGTCGTGAGTCGGGCGGCGTGGCGGGTTGGGCTGTGGGCCGGCGGAGCGGCTGCCCGGGTGCTCCGGGATGTCCAGCTCGTCGTCGGTCAGCTCGACGCCCTCCTCCCGGAGCGCGTCCTCGACCGCGGGATCCAGCTCGTGACCTGGGTGTGGCAGTCCTGGCCTGTCGAAACTCATCGCACCCTCCCTGGCAATGGTTACTGAGACCACGATACGGCCTGGCCTGCCGCACAGAGTTCCGTCAGCAGCAGGTGATCACCGGCGACGCTGAGTGAGATCGGTGAGGGATTGGGGCTGCCAGACACCGTCGACGGTGTAGAGGTCGGTGCCTGGGGGGACGATTTCGTCGATCCGGTCCAGGGTCTTGTCGTCGAGGGTCAGGTCGGCGGCCTTGAGCAGGCCCTCGAGGTGCTCCATCGTACGCGGGCCGGAGATCACCGACGTGACGGCCGGGTGTGCGGTGACGAAGGCCATCGCCAGCTCGGGCAGCGTCGTACCGATGCTGTCGGCAACTTCGATCAGCGGCTCGAGAGCGGCGTACTTCGCGGCGTTCCCGGGCAGCGCCGGGTCGAAGCGGGCCGGGGCGAGCGCGGCTCGGGCAGACAGGTCGAGCGACTGGTTCTTGCGGATCTTCCCGGACAGGAAACCGAACGCGAGCGGACTGTACGTCAGCACGCCCATCCCGAGCCGCCGGCAGGTCGGCAGGACCGACCGCTCGATGCCGCGGGCAATCATCGAGTACACCGGCTGGTTGGTCCGGAACCGCCCGAACCCACGGTGGCTGGACACGTGGTACGCCTCCACGATCTCCTCCGCCGGGAACGCCGAGCAGCCGAACGCGCGGATCTTCCCCGCGGTGACCAGATCGCTCAGCACCCACAGGGTTTCCTCGATGTCCGTGGTGTGGTCCGGCCGGTGGATCTGGTAGAGATCGATCCAGTCCGTGCCGAGCCGGCGCAGGCTGTCCTCGACCGCGCGGGTGATCCAGCGCCGCGAGTTCCCGCTCCGGTTGCGCCCTTCGCCCAGCGGGAAGTGCACCTTGGTCGCGAGGACGACGTCGTCGCGGCGATCCTTGATGGCCTTGCCGACGATCTGCTCGGACTCGCCGGCGGAGTACATGTCGGCGGTGTCGACGAAGTTGATCCCCTGGTCCAGCGCGGTGTTGATGATCCGGATGCAGTCCTCGTGGTCCGGGTTGCCGGCGGCCCCGAACATCATCGTCCCGAGGCAGTACTCACTGACCTCGATCCCGGTCCCACCCAGCGTGCGATAGCGCATGTCGACAGCTCCTCGTGTTCCGATCGGTCACCGTCTCGCACCGTAAGAGCTAGAGCGCTGTCTAAGTCAAGCCCGACCTACAGTGGCGGGATGGACATTGCTGGGCTGTGGGAGCCGGAGCCGGGCTGGTTGAACACCGCGTCGTACGGACTGCCGCCGAAGCCGGCCTGGGAGGCGTTGCAGGCAGCACTCTCCGACTGGCGGGTCGGCAAGACGAGCTGGGAGCCGTGGGACAGGTCGACCACGCGGTCCCGGGAGGCGTTCGCCCGGCTGATCGGGGCGGATGTCGCTGACGTGTTCGTCGGTAGCACGGTGTCGGCGGCGATCGCGCCGATCGCTGCGGCGTTGCCCGATGGTGCGAAGGTGCTGACCGACGACGTCGAGTTCACGTCGAACGTGTTCCCGTGGCAGGTGCACGCGGACCGTGGCATCGAGTTGATCGCCGTACCGGGCGCCGAGTTGGTGGCTGCGATCAAGCCGGGGATCGACGTGGTGGCAGTCAGTGCGGTGCAGTCGTCGACCGGCGTCGTGCTCGACCTGCCCGCGGTGATCGCTGCCGGCAAGGAGATCGGTGCGCTGGTGGTGATCGACGCATCGCAGGCGCTGGGCTGGCTGCCGTTGCGGATCGACGGCATCGATGCCCTGATCACTCACAGCTACAAGTGGTTGATGTCGCCGCGCGGCGCGACCTTCGGGTACCTGTCGCCGCGGCTGCAGGAGCGCTGCCGCCCGTCGGCCGCCGGATGGTACGCCGGACGGGACGTGCACGGCTCGTACTACGGACCGGTGATGGATCTCGCTCCGGGCGCGCGGAGGTTCGACCAGTCGCCGGCCTGGTTCAGTTTCGTCGGCGCGGCGCCGGCGCTCGAACTGATCGAGCAGATCGGCGTCGACACGATCCACCGGCACAACCTCGAACTGGCGAACGAGTTCCGCACCGGCCTCGGCCTGGAGCCGTCGAACAGCGCGATCGTCAGCACGAGGCTCCCCGGTGCACAGGAGGCATTCGCGGCCGCGGGCATCCGGGCCGCCGTACGCGACGGGAAGCTGCGGGCGTCGTTCCACATCTACTCCACGGAGGACGAGGTACAGCGAGCCCTCGAAGCGCTCAAACCCCTGCTCTGACTTGGTCCGGAGTTAGGGTGCCCCATGCGTGGAATGAGTATCGGGCAGGTGGCGGAGCGGACCGGGTTGAGCGTGCACGCCCTCCGGTTCTACGAGCGCGAGGGTCTGCTGGCCGATCAGGTGCGGCGGGAGTCGAACGGCCGGCGCGTCTACACCGAGGACGATGTCGAGTGGCTGGACATGTGCATCAAGTTCCGCTCGTCCGGGATGCCGCTCGACACCATTCGCAAGTACACCGACCTGGTCCGGCAAGGCCCCGGCAACGAGCAGGACCGGCTGGCCCTGCTTCGCAGCCATCAGGACCATGTCACGTCCCAGATCCAGGACCTCACCGAGTGCCTGAACGTCATCAGCCACAAGGTCAGCGTCTACCAGGAGCACCTGGAAGCCGGCACCGCCGAGTGCCTGTGGGTAGGCCCGTCCCAGCCCAGCACTAGCGAGGCTTCCTGAGTGCTGACTCCATGGCGGTGAGGGTTGATCGCATGTTCGCCGCCAGTTGATCGAGTCGGCCCTGGATGACCTCCGCAGCCTGGTCCGGGTCCTCGCTCGCGCCCTTCCGCAGGCCACTGTCGCCGGGGCCGTGGGTGAAGGTCTGGCGGACGAGGGTCTCCGTGCCGTGGTCCTCCATCTCGTACTCCCAGTGAGCGAACGGCACCTCCTCGTCGCCGTACACGTCCCAGCCGAAGCGGTACGGCGCCTCGGCGACGGTGACCGTGCAGGTCACGTAGGTCTCGAAGCCGTCCCGGAAGCGGTTGCGCGCCTCGAATCGGGCGCCTTTCTCGATCCGGTCGTCGAGCCAGGCGCCGTAGTAGCACTCCGGGCTCCACTCGCCGTACCGGTCGATCGCGGTGATGCCGGACCACAGCTCGCGGATCGGCAGCTTGATCAGTACCTCGACGTCGGTGGTCGAGCCGGTCACTCCGTAGTCGTTCATGCCCGGTACGTCGGACGAGCCCCAGCGGGCTCGACATTTAGCCGATATCGGGGTTGAGGGGGAGGAGACGGGCCGCGATCGCCTCTGCTGGGCCGGGGGCGACAACGGCGAGGGCGTCGGCAGCTGCGGGGCCGCGGAGCATGGCGGATCCGCCGTGGCCGATCGGTACGGCGCCGTGTGACGTGAGCCGGACCGGTACGAGCCGGGTGCTCGTCGGATGGCACGGGACACCGCCAGGTACGGCGATGTGGGTGAGTTCGGGGAGCCGGAGACCACGCATCCGGCTGATGGTCGCGACGCCGATCGTGAGGAACGCGACGAGCGCGGCGAACGGATTCCCGGGCAGTCCGAGGACCAGGCGGCCGTCGGTCAGCTGAGCCAGGGCTTGGGGATGACCAGGTCGGCAGGCGACCCCGTCCACGATGAACTCCGCACCCAGCGAGTTGAGTGTCGGCCGCAGATGATCCGCTGGTCCGGCAGCTGACGAACCGGAGACCAGGATCAGCTCAGCCTCGGACTCGCGGAGTGCCTGGATCAGGTCGTCGCGGGAGTCGGACAGGTGCTGTACGGGCGTAGCTCGCGCGCCCGCGCGGGTGATCAGGCCTGGGAGCATGGGCCCGATCGCGTCGCGTACTCGGCCCGGGCCGGAAGGTCCGCGGTGAACCAGCTCGTCGCCCGTCACCAGGGCGGCGACCGTCGGTGGTGGGATGACGGTCAGTCGGTTGAGGCCGACCGTCGCGGCCAGTCCGAGGACCGCCGGGTCGACGATCACTCCCGCCGGGAGCAGCTGGTCGCCGGGTTGGCACTCCTCGCCGGCCCGGCGGATGTGGCGGCCGTCCTCGGCCGGCCCTTCCAGCCGATCACCCGTCACGATCGCGTCCTCCGAGCGCACCACGGACGTCGCGCCGGCCGGTATCGCCGCTCCTGTGACGATCCCGGTCGCCTGCCCGTCCGCCAACGTCCCGGGATCCGCTGCGCCGGCCCGTAGGTGACCGATCACCTGCCATGGACCATCACCGCGTACGGCGTACCCGTCCATGGCGGCCCGATCGACCGGAGGGACCGCGCCCGGCGACACCAACGGCGTACCCAGCACGCACCCGTCAGCCTCGGCCAACCCGCGCGAAACCGCCTTCCCGGGCCGTGCCGCCGCATGGGCCAGCACCCGGGCCAGATCCCATGCCACGGCTTCTCGCCGGGCCCGAAGACCGCGGCCCTCGTCCTCCACCCGACTACCCTCTCCAACCCACACCCGGTTGTCGAACGGACCCGGCCCGCCGGACGGTGTGGGATGGGTCACCGCGCCGCCTGGAGGCGGCGGGCGGCCAGGGCCGCCGCGGGGGAGAGGTCGGTGGCGCCGGACTCGGCGTGCGTGATCAGGGCCTGCTTCATCCGTGGATCCCAGGTCGCCTTCAGATGGTTGGCGATCGCCGTGGCGGCGTCCTCGGGGGAGCGGTGCGCGAACTGGGCGGCGATCTCGTTCGCCAACCGCACGTACGGCGGCACGCCGCCACTCATCGGTTGCCTCCTGCAACGACCGGTTCGGGTACCGCGTCCGTTGCGACCGGGGCCGGGATCAGGTCCACCTGGACCGCGGTGACCTTGTACTCCGGGCAGTTGGTGGCCCAGTCCGAGTTGTCGGTGGTGACGACATTCGCGCCGCTGACCGGGTGGTGGAAGGTCGTGTAACAGACCCCGACCGGGATCCGGTCGGAGATCCTGGCTCGCAACTCGGTCCGCCCCACCCGACTCGACAGGGCGACCAGGTCCCCGTCCGAGACACCCCGCACCTCGGCGTCGTGGGGATGGATCTCCAGCACGTCCTCCGCGTGCCACGCGACGTTCGCAGTACGACGAGTCTGCGCGCCGACGTTGTACTGCGAGAGAATCCGCCCGGTGGTCAGGATCAACGGGAACTTCCGCGTGGACCGCTCCGAGGTCGGCACGTACACGGTCTCCATGAACCGGCCCTTGCCGCGGGTGAATTCGTCCTCGTGCATGATCGGCGTACCGTCCGGATGCTCGACGTTGCACGGCCACTGGATCGACCCGAGCTCGTCCAGCTTGGCGAACGACACCCCCATGAACGTCGGGGTGGTCAGCGCGATCTCGGCCATGATCTGCGCGGCCGAGTCGTAGTGCATCGGGTACCCCATCGCCTGCGCGATCTCGCAGACGATCTCCCACTCCTGCTTCCCGGTCCGCGGCGCCATGATCGGCCGCACCCGGTTGATCCGCCGCTCGGCGTTCGTGAACGTCCCGTCCTTCTCCAGGAAAGATGTCCCCGGCAACAGAACGTGCGCGAACTTCGCCGTCTCGTTGACGAACAGGTCCTGGACCACGAGGAGGTCCAGCGCGCCGAGCGCCGCGAAGACGTGCTGCGTGTTCGGGTCCGACTGCGCGATGTCCTCGCCCTGCACGAACAGCGCTTTGAACGATCCGTCGATCGCGGCGTCGAACATGTTCGGGATCCGCAGCCCCGGTTCGTTCAGGATCGGCGTACCCCAGAGGTGCTCGTAGATCGACCGCACATCGTCGTCGGACACGTGCCGGTATCCCGGCAGCTCGTGCGGGAACGAACCCATGTCGCAGGATCCCTGCACGTTGTTCTGCCCGCGCATCGGGTTCACCCCGACGCCGGCACGGCCGATGTTCCCGGTCGCCATCGCCAGGTTCGCCATCCCCATCACCATCGTCGAGCCCTGGCTGTGCTCGGTGACGCCGAGACCGTAGTAGATGGCCGCGTTCCCGCCGGTCGCGTACAGCCGGGCCGCCGCGCGGATCGCGTCCGCCGGTACGCCGGAAATCCCGGAAACTGCTTCCGGGCTGTGTTCCGGCTGCGCGATGAACGTTTCCCACGCCTTGAAGTCCTCACACCGGCTGCGGACGAACTCCCGGTCGACCAGGCCCTCGGTCACCACCACGTGCGCGAGCGCGTTGATGATCGCGACGTTCGTCCCGGGCGCGAGCTCGAGGTGGTACGCCGCCTCGACGTGCGGCGACCGGACCAGATCGATCCGGCGGGGATCGATCACGATCAGCTTGGCGCCCTGGCGGATCCGCTGCTTCATCCGGGATCCGAAGACCGGGTGCGCGTCGGTCGGGTTCGACCCGATCACCAGGATCACGTCGGACTCGTCCACGGAACGGAAGTCCTGCGTTCCGGCGGATTCCCCGAAGGTCTGCTTCAGCCCGTACCCGGTCGGCGAGTGGCAGACCCGTGCGCAGGTGTCGACGTTGTTGTTTCCGAAAACGGCCCGGACCATTTTCTGGACCGCGTACACCTCTTCGTTCGTGGTCCGCGACGACGTGATCGCACCGATCGAACCCTGGCCGTACTGCGCCTGGATCTCGCGCAGCCGCCGCGCGGTGAACGTGATCGCCTCCTCCCAGGAAACGGTCCGCCAATCGTCGGCGATCGTGTCGCGGACCATCGGCTCGAGCACGCGGTCCGGGTGACTGGCGTACCCGAACGCGAACCGGCCCTTCACGCACGAGTGGCCTTCGTTCGCACCGCCGTTCTTGTACGGGACCATCCGGACCAGTTCGTCGCCGCGCAGCTCGGCCTTGAACGAGCAGCCCACACCGCAGTACGCGCACGTCGTCAGGACGGTCCGCGTCGGCATGCCCAGTTCGACGACCGACTTCTCCTGCAGCGTCGCGGTCGGGCAGGCCTGCACGCACGCGCCGCACGACACACAGTCCGACTCGAAGAAAGGCACCCCGGCGCCGGCCGCGACCTTGGAGTCGAACCCACGCCCCTCGATCGTCAGCGCCAGCGTTCCCTGTACTTCGTCGCAGGCGCGGACGCAGCGCGAGCAGGCGATGCACTTGGACGCCTCGAAATCGAAGTACGGGTTGGAGGTGTCGGTCGGGAGATCCATGTGGTTCGCGCCGGCCTCGACCCCCGAGCCGTACCGGACCTCGCGCAGCCCGGTGACGCCGGCCATGTCCTGCAGTTCGCAGTCACCGTTGGCCGAACAGGTCAGACAGTCCAGCGGGTGGTCGGAGATGTAGAGCTCCATCACGCCGCGTCGCAGCTTCCCGAGCCGCTCGTTCTGGGTACGGACGTTCATGCCGTCGCGGACCGGCGTCGTACAGGAGGCCGGAGTGCCTTTCACCCCGTCGATCTCGACCACGCACAACCGGCACGACCCGAACGCCTCCAGGTTGTCGGTCGCACACAGCTTCGGTACGTCGACACCCGCCTCCTTCGCCGCTCGCATCACCGACGTACCAGGTGGGACCTTCACGGCGACCCCGTCGATGGTCAGGTCGACGGTGGCCTCGCCGGCGCGGGCCGGCGTACCGAAATCGGGCTCTTTGAGCAGGGTCATGCGTGGAAGTCCTCTCCGAAATGGCGGACGGCACTGCGTACTGGCATCGGGGTGAGGCCGCCCATCGCGCAGAGCGAGCCGTCGGTCATCAGTTCGCACAGGTCCTCGAGGACGACGAGGTTCTTGTCGCGCTCGGTGCCGGCCACGATCCGGTCGATCGTCTCGACGCCACGGACCGCGCCGACC from Kribbella sp. NBC_00709 carries:
- a CDS encoding formate dehydrogenase subunit delta; translation: MSGGVPPYVRLANEIAAQFAHRSPEDAATAIANHLKATWDPRMKQALITHAESGATDLSPAAALAARRLQAAR
- a CDS encoding MerR family transcriptional regulator, yielding MSIGQVAERTGLSVHALRFYEREGLLADQVRRESNGRRVYTEDDVEWLDMCIKFRSSGMPLDTIRKYTDLVRQGPGNEQDRLALLRSHQDHVTSQIQDLTECLNVISHKVSVYQEHLEAGTAECLWVGPSQPSTSEAS
- a CDS encoding molybdopterin molybdotransferase MoeA, encoding MAWDLARVLAHAAARPGKAVSRGLAEADGCVLGTPLVSPGAVPPVDRAAMDGYAVRGDGPWQVIGHLRAGAADPGTLADGQATGIVTGAAIPAGATSVVRSEDAIVTGDRLEGPAEDGRHIRRAGEECQPGDQLLPAGVIVDPAVLGLAATVGLNRLTVIPPPTVAALVTGDELVHRGPSGPGRVRDAIGPMLPGLITRAGARATPVQHLSDSRDDLIQALRESEAELILVSGSSAAGPADHLRPTLNSLGAEFIVDGVACRPGHPQALAQLTDGRLVLGLPGNPFAALVAFLTIGVATISRMRGLRLPELTHIAVPGGVPCHPTSTRLVPVRLTSHGAVPIGHGGSAMLRGPAAADALAVVAPGPAEAIAARLLPLNPDIG
- the fdhF gene encoding formate dehydrogenase subunit alpha; this encodes MTLLKEPDFGTPARAGEATVDLTIDGVAVKVPPGTSVMRAAKEAGVDVPKLCATDNLEAFGSCRLCVVEIDGVKGTPASCTTPVRDGMNVRTQNERLGKLRRGVMELYISDHPLDCLTCSANGDCELQDMAGVTGLREVRYGSGVEAGANHMDLPTDTSNPYFDFEASKCIACSRCVRACDEVQGTLALTIEGRGFDSKVAAGAGVPFFESDCVSCGACVQACPTATLQEKSVVELGMPTRTVLTTCAYCGVGCSFKAELRGDELVRMVPYKNGGANEGHSCVKGRFAFGYASHPDRVLEPMVRDTIADDWRTVSWEEAITFTARRLREIQAQYGQGSIGAITSSRTTNEEVYAVQKMVRAVFGNNNVDTCARVCHSPTGYGLKQTFGESAGTQDFRSVDESDVILVIGSNPTDAHPVFGSRMKQRIRQGAKLIVIDPRRIDLVRSPHVEAAYHLELAPGTNVAIINALAHVVVTEGLVDREFVRSRCEDFKAWETFIAQPEHSPEAVSGISGVPADAIRAAARLYATGGNAAIYYGLGVTEHSQGSTMVMGMANLAMATGNIGRAGVGVNPMRGQNNVQGSCDMGSFPHELPGYRHVSDDDVRSIYEHLWGTPILNEPGLRIPNMFDAAIDGSFKALFVQGEDIAQSDPNTQHVFAALGALDLLVVQDLFVNETAKFAHVLLPGTSFLEKDGTFTNAERRINRVRPIMAPRTGKQEWEIVCEIAQAMGYPMHYDSAAQIMAEIALTTPTFMGVSFAKLDELGSIQWPCNVEHPDGTPIMHEDEFTRGKGRFMETVYVPTSERSTRKFPLILTTGRILSQYNVGAQTRRTANVAWHAEDVLEIHPHDAEVRGVSDGDLVALSSRVGRTELRARISDRIPVGVCYTTFHHPVSGANVVTTDNSDWATNCPEYKVTAVQVDLIPAPVATDAVPEPVVAGGNR
- a CDS encoding SRPBCC family protein — protein: MNDYGVTGSTTDVEVLIKLPIRELWSGITAIDRYGEWSPECYYGAWLDDRIEKGARFEARNRFRDGFETYVTCTVTVAEAPYRFGWDVYGDEEVPFAHWEYEMEDHGTETLVRQTFTHGPGDSGLRKGASEDPDQAAEVIQGRLDQLAANMRSTLTAMESALRKPR